In a genomic window of Streptomyces noursei ATCC 11455:
- a CDS encoding thiol-disulfide oxidoreductase DCC family protein, which produces MTATAATADRGAPSAPVRRLTVLYDAHCPLCAFVRDWLARQRQLVPLDLVPAGTQEAHRRLPELDHTATLEEITVVGDGGQVYRGAAAWVVCLWALDKYRPLAHKISTPSGLRFARGAVLTAAKYRQMYQGPQRTPWETGAPGSSWASLATLPAATGCRSGCAVPD; this is translated from the coding sequence ATGACGGCGACCGCCGCCACCGCCGACCGGGGTGCCCCGAGCGCCCCGGTCCGCCGGCTCACCGTGCTGTACGACGCGCACTGCCCACTGTGCGCCTTCGTGCGCGACTGGCTCGCCCGACAGCGCCAACTGGTGCCGCTGGACCTGGTGCCGGCCGGAACGCAGGAGGCTCATCGGCGCCTGCCGGAACTCGACCACACCGCCACGCTGGAGGAGATCACCGTGGTCGGGGACGGCGGGCAGGTGTACCGGGGCGCCGCCGCCTGGGTCGTGTGCCTGTGGGCGCTGGACAAGTACCGGCCGCTGGCCCACAAGATCAGCACCCCCTCCGGGCTCCGCTTCGCGCGCGGCGCAGTGCTCACCGCGGCAAAATACCGACAGATGTACCAAGGCCCACAGCGCACGCCTTGGGAGACGGGCGCACCCGGCAGCAGCTGGGCCTCCCTGGCGACTCTCCCCGCCGCGACGGGCTGCCGCAGCGGTTGCGCCGTGCCCGATTAG
- a CDS encoding DUF7224 domain-containing protein has translation MLWRTVLRSSSATWLAPLLAAFVALLLADDLTAGVTPGYWPSALGHANFALHFVAPACATASAWEGSRLTRGNVTHWAPTRSGLTIALPLLAPVFVLGAVGMAVAAALTISTGQPDIGTPPVGVVLVWLVVLAAHSFAGFLLGRRMPLVVAAPLALILSFVLTAYPAAMEPLWLRHMVTGGMSACCSLSQTPDWRAAASALVLALGVIAAAVVVLTVLARRVRTVLVTVALVAGLAGSGWLAYGLPADPVNARPADQLQCAGDNPRVCLWPELSRQADMIRQNAADARSRLQQAGLTVPAELTMDKQARQGALFIGAWPNPTPSQIRSGVAAALLPSGPPACAERGPFPGADAYGPTAAWLARTAGADPQDMAGRYGEPENAVATAVLRLPRSQQLAWFEHNSKALRDCTTHPAAAPSPRAQETSR, from the coding sequence GTGCTGTGGCGTACCGTTCTACGTTCCTCCTCCGCCACGTGGCTGGCACCCCTGCTGGCCGCTTTTGTCGCGTTGCTGTTGGCCGACGACCTCACCGCCGGGGTCACTCCCGGATACTGGCCCAGCGCGCTGGGGCACGCCAACTTCGCACTGCACTTCGTGGCACCGGCCTGCGCCACCGCCAGCGCCTGGGAAGGCTCACGCCTCACACGCGGCAACGTGACCCATTGGGCCCCCACCCGCTCCGGACTCACCATCGCCCTGCCACTCCTGGCACCAGTCTTCGTCCTGGGCGCCGTCGGCATGGCGGTCGCCGCGGCGCTGACCATCTCCACAGGCCAGCCTGACATCGGCACCCCGCCCGTGGGCGTCGTGCTCGTCTGGCTGGTCGTCCTTGCGGCCCACTCCTTCGCGGGTTTCCTGCTCGGCAGACGCATGCCGCTGGTCGTGGCCGCTCCCTTGGCGCTGATCCTGAGCTTCGTGCTGACCGCGTACCCGGCCGCCATGGAACCGCTGTGGCTGCGCCACATGGTCACAGGCGGAATGTCCGCGTGCTGCTCTCTGTCGCAGACCCCTGACTGGCGCGCGGCGGCAAGCGCGCTCGTCCTGGCTCTCGGTGTCATTGCGGCTGCTGTGGTGGTCCTGACCGTGCTGGCCCGGCGCGTACGAACCGTCCTGGTCACTGTTGCATTGGTGGCCGGCTTGGCCGGCAGCGGATGGCTTGCCTACGGACTGCCCGCCGATCCTGTGAACGCCCGCCCCGCCGATCAACTGCAATGCGCCGGGGACAATCCACGCGTGTGCCTGTGGCCGGAACTCTCCCGGCAAGCCGACATGATCCGCCAGAACGCCGCCGACGCACGCAGTCGCCTGCAGCAGGCCGGCCTCACCGTCCCCGCCGAACTCACCATGGACAAGCAGGCCAGGCAAGGCGCCTTGTTCATCGGGGCCTGGCCCAACCCCACTCCCTCCCAGATCCGCTCCGGGGTCGCCGCCGCACTGCTCCCCTCCGGACCACCCGCCTGCGCCGAGCGCGGACCCTTCCCCGGTGCCGATGCCTACGGGCCGACCGCTGCATGGCTCGCCCGGACCGCAGGCGCCGATCCCCAGGACATGGCCGGGCGTTACGGGGAGCCCGAGAACGCGGTCGCCACCGCCGTCCTGCGGCTGCCCCGCAGCCAGCAACTGGCGTGGTTCGAGCACAACAGCAAGGCACTGCGCGACTGCACGACCCACCCCGCCGCGGCTCCCTCACCCCGCGCCCAGGAGACCTCGCGATGA